One Aegilops tauschii subsp. strangulata cultivar AL8/78 chromosome 7, Aet v6.0, whole genome shotgun sequence genomic window carries:
- the LOC109784336 gene encoding uncharacterized protein produces the protein MFTSDRLNEIHIKDHVPVILDLDSPSYNAWRTYFALLFRSYRLIEHVDGSVDIRDMKDDDEWLAVDACIVKWLFLTISGSLFNMVNARDPSAYAMWTHLCDLFLDNQLQRRVFLQGEFFTMQQNDLSIDEYCTRLKVLADELCDVGMTIDDSVLLTNLLRGLHPDLGQSAANLSLITPTYAKAVTYLRMEEKRLRHTARQATHAALHVGLAAGHGSSPTQPGPRVPAPAPPPAPAPSGGRKQRVAGAGAATPTRRRTPLRPRRLHLPRLGSRGITHGRE, from the coding sequence ATGTTCACCTCCGATCGCCTCAACGAGATTCACATCAAGGACCACGTACCTGTCATCCTCGACCTCGACTCGCCATCCTACAACGCATGGCGCACGTACTTCGCGCTGCTGTTCCGCTCTTACCGTCTCATCGAGCATGTTGACGGGAGCGTTGACATCCGCGACATGAAGGACGACGACGAGTGGCTCGCTGTGGACGCCTGCATCGTCAAGTGGCTCTTCCTCACCATCTCCGGCAGCCTCTTCAACATGGTGAACGCCCGCGATCCGTCCGCGTATGCTATGTGGACGCACCTGTGTGATCTCTTCCTCGACAATCAACTGCAGCGCCGCGTCTTTCTTCAAGGGGAGTTCTTCACTATGCAGCAAAACGATCTTTCGATCGACGAGTACTGCACGCGGTTGAAGGTTCTCGCCGATGAGCTATGCGACGTCGGCATGACCATCGATGACTCGGTCCTCCTCACCAACCTCCTCCGCGGCCTCCACCCCGACCTTGGCCAGTCCGCCGCCAACCTCTCCCTCATCACGCCGACGTACGCGAAGGCGGTCACATATCTTCGCATGGAGGAAAAGCGTCTCCGTCACACCGCTCGGCAGGCGACCCACGCCGCTCTCCACGTCGGCCTCGCCGCCGGCCACGGCTCTTCCCCAACCCAGCCGGGGCCGCGCGTTCCCGCTCCAGCCCCGCCACCCGCGCCTGCGCCCTCCGGCGGCCGCAAGCAGAGGGTCGCGGGGGCCGGGGCCGCAACTCCAACACGACGCCGCACACCCCTGCGCCCGCGGCGGCTGCACCTCCCCCGCCTTGGCTCTCGGGGTATAACCCATGGACGGGAGTAG
- the LOC109784333 gene encoding peroxidase 1, protein MAMGSFLIPLSLLVLAASSAVAQLEIGYYRKSCPDVEAIVREEMVKIISAAPSLAGPLLRLHFHDCFVRGCDASVLLDSTKGKLAERDAKPNKSLRGFGSVERVKAKLEAACPGIVSCADVLTLMARDAVVLAKGPSWPVALGRRDGSISSATEASDELPPSFGDVPLLTRIFASKGLGLKDLVVLSGAHTLGTAHCPSFADRLYNTTGNGLVDPSLDSEYADKLRLKCKSVDDKSMLSEMDPGSYRTFDTSYYRHVAKRRGLFRSDAALLTDATTEEYVRRVATGKFDDAFFRDFSESMIKMGNVGVLTGGDGGIRKKCYVLN, encoded by the exons ATGGCGATGGGGTCTTTCCTGATCCCTCTATCCCTGCTGGTTCtcgccgcgagctcggccgtggcCCAGCTGGAGATCGGATACTACCGCAAGTCATGCCCGGACGTGGAGGCTATAGTCCGCGAGGAGATGGTGAAGATCATCTCCGCCGCGCCCAGCCTCGCCGGCCCGCTCCTCCGGCTTCATTTCCACGACTGCTTCGTCAGG GGCTGTGACGCGTCTGTGCTGCTGGACTCCACCAAGGGCAAGCTGGCAGAGAGGGACGCCAAGCCCAACAAGAGCCTGCGGGGATTCGGCTCCGTGGAACGGGTGAAGGCCAAGCTCGAGGCCGCATGCCCTGGCATCGTCTCCTGCGCCGACGTGCTCACGCTCATGGCACGCGACGCCGTCGTCCTGGCCAAGGGGCCCTCCTGGCCCGTGGCGCTTGGCAGGAGAGACGGCAGCATCTCCAGTGCCACCGAGGCGAGCGACGAGCTGCCTCCTTCCTTCGGCGACGTCCCTCTGCTCACCCGGATCTTCGCCTCCAAGGGTCTCGGCCTCAAGGACCTCGTCGTCCTCTCCGGCGCGCACACGCTCGGCACGGCGCACTGCCCGTCGTTCGCCGACCGGCTCTACAACACCACCGGCAACGGCCTCGTCGACCCGTCGCTGGACAGCGAGTACGCCGACAAGCTGAGGCTGAAGTGCAAGAGCGTCGACGACAAGAGCATGCTGTCGGAGATGGATCCCGGCAGCTACAGGACCTTCGACACCAGCTACTACCGCCACGTCGCCAAGCGCAGGGGCCTCTTCCGCTCCGACGCCGCGCTCCTCACTGACGCCACCACCGAGGAATACGTCCGGCGCGTCGCTACCGGCAAATTCGACGACGCGTTCTTCAGGGATTTCAGCGAGTCCATGATCAAGATGGGCAACGTCGGCGTGCTTACCGGCGGTGACGGAGGCATAAGGAAGAAATGCTACGTCCTCAACTAG